atatacgCTATTTATTGCATTATGGTAAAAATCTTGATCATTTATTTCAAACGAAGTGAATTAGGCATTAAACATAAAGCTAGTAACTTAATGTTAAATGGTGAGAAACCAAGGTTGAGAAATCAAACTAGCTTGGAAGGAAATACCATTTTTTCCCCTTGATTTTGTTGGTGGATTTTAACTAGCCAATTAATCAAGGATCGCACACGATGAGAAAAGCTAATTACACTTCTTCAAAGACATAAATACCCTTACATTAAAGCCATCCGTGAGAGTTATATTATGTTAATTAACCTGATTTGCTCAaggacattgtggtcatttaaatCTCCTTCTAAAGGATCAGACGTTccctttctccaattttcttttctGGAGTACGGACAGGAGTCTCACCCATTTCCAGTTCACCTCCAGAGCTTTCAAAAGCACACATAAGCTTTTAGATTTGaaggattgatttttttttttgaagaaataCAAGACCCAATTCCTTTCTTTGAAGCAAAGCAAGCGAAGAAGTGATGGCAGGGTACAGAGCTGAAGATGATTACGATTACCTCTTCAAGGTGGTGCTGATCGGTGACTCTGGTGTGGGCAAGTCAAATCTGCTCTCCAGGTTCACTCGGAACGAATTTAGCTTGGAATCTAAGTCCACTATTGGAGTCGAGTTCGCTACTCGCAGCTTGAACGTCGATGGCAAAGTCATCAAGGCCCAGATTTGGGATACTGCTGGCCAAGAGAGGTCTGTGTTCTCGTGTTTATTTTGCTTATGTATTTGTGGATTTTGTGATCTGGGGTTTTCCATTGGTTTCTGAAGGTGCtgcgtttttttctttttttttttttttcaagtttatGGTGGTTTTGTTGATCTCCGTGCTTCTTCTATTTTTGGAAGGCgacctgttttttttttttttggatatttTATGTGTTTGACACAGATTTCTGCTTTTGTGATCTGGGTTTTTCATACATAAGAGGTTCCGTATCTTAAATAAGCTTTCTACTAGTTCCTGGAAGTGAAAACCGAGGAAAAGAGAAGGGAAAACTGAAGTAAATTGGATGTTGAATGTTTTGTGTTAATGTTGGTATTTGAGATTTGTCTATTATTTAGGTTCGCTTTGCTTTTATAGCAGTGATCTTGGTTTTAGGAAGTTTTGGATTTAGATATGCGATGGAGATCCGTAGATCTTGACTGTTTACAGCTTCTATATGCAGTTTGTATGTTTAAATTGCCCGTTGTATGAGTAGTTCGACATTGAGTTGGGAGTGAAGAGAAAGTATTCAAGTTTTTCCTTTGGGTTAGTTCAATCTTTGGTAATTGTTGAGGGAAAGGAAGGGCATCATCATTGTGCTGCCCATGCACTGAATCCGTTAGTAACTATTTGTGAATCATACATACTGTAAAATCAGGATTACCCTTTAGTTTAACCTATACATTGGTGGCCGGAGAAATGCCAAGGCATTTTAGATTCATAGATTTGATTTGGActgattgatggtggaatttctGAATTTGATTTTGGGTCATGCTCAAGGAGTTTTCTGTCACTTTGCTCCTAAAATTATTGTGAAAAGTAGGATACAGTTAGGCTTCCCAAGAAATATGTAGTTGTGCAAATCCTGTAGTTTTTTCCCACATTTTTTTTAAACGGAAGGGGGAGGAGGAGAGGGGGAGGTAGTGGATATTGGGATTTGAATTCTTTACCTCTTGTAATATGATGGTAAGCCCTTGACCGTTGGACTATGGTTCCAATGCTTAAATTAACAACATTATCATTAGCTTGTCCTTCATTTTCCTTCTGTCCTACCCCCAACCTCTCCCCTCTTTCTCTCTAAAAATGTACTTAACAACATATACCATATAATGTGTAAATTATAATATGTAAATTAGCAATGGGTAGTAATAATAAACCATAAAGCTGGGGAGAATCATTTATGTCCTGATCCCTACTCCAATTGCTGATGTGTATGTATGTTAAATCACGTTATGATGGAGTAAACCATATGCTTTATTGACAATTTGATGCGCTAGGTCCTGCATAGTAATCAGCAACCAGTAGAATGGTGGTGCTTTTTTATTAATCTCATCTCATCCTCCAATACATATTACTTTTTATCTCTGATTGAAATTAATCTATGTAGATAACCAATACAAATTAATTTATCGGTTAAAATTCCTTTTCTCTTTATcagttttattaatattttattttcattatgcgggcttaaatttaataattttatggcGTACCTCTGACAGTCATAAGAATAACTTTATCTTTCACTTTTTAGAACGTATTCCTCTACATCGGATTGAAATTTCAACCCATCACTTTTGACATAAATGTAATTTCATTGCCCCAAGGAGTTATTCATGCTCTTGAGTGCTagtatggatttttttttttttttttttgtgtgatGATCATTGTAGGCATCTTTACTTTTAGATGAAAACCTAGGTTTAAGAGTGCAGTGATTCTAGGGTACCCGGAGTTCACATGCCTCTCATTCTCATGTTTCAGCTGCGAAACAAAACCAACTTCATTTGTTTTCGAAGCCCTTCCCACTGGAAGATGCCAGCTGGTTTGCTGGTAGACTGGTGGAGATGAAACTTGTGATCTTGGTTCAAGATTCTGTAGGATATTTAGCACCATTTTTGTATTCCAAGTTCCAACTACTCTTCTAACTAGCAGATAGTAAATAACTGATGCTGTTTAAGATGCAGAGTGCAGGCTGAGTTCATGTACCTCTCATTCTCATGCTTCAACTGCAAAACAAAACCAACTTCATTTGTTTTCAAAACCCTTCCCACTGGAAGATGCCAGCTGCTTTGCTGGTACAGACTGGTGGACATGAAACTTATGATCTTGGTTCAAGATTCTGTAGGATACTCAGCATGATTTTTGTATTCCAAGTTCCAGCTACTCTTCTAACTAGCAGATAGTAAATAACTGATACTGTTTAAGATGCAGAGCAAAGTCCTTCCTGCCTTCTTACATCTTGAAGTTTGTTTCAAGCCTACCATCGCCATTCTTGACCTTTATTATTTCTAGGAATTTGTGTATCCCACAAATTACAATCTAGGAATGTCTTTGCTTTCTGAAGCATGTCCATGGCCAGCATACATGTGATGCCTTTGTGCAATACGTTATTGATAGCAAAGGCAAAAGTGAAGGTGTTTTCTTGCTTTGCATGTGTAATCAGAGGGTATTGACTATTGATGTAATGGTTGTAATAATATTGTAGTGATGCAAATCTACTCAAGATCTAGATATAAAGCATGTGTTCAACTGTGTTGTTCTCGTGGTTATGGCAACTTAACAAGAGTATAGTAGAATGGAAGTTTTACAATAGTTGTGATAATGGGCTGGATCACCCTCCTGGATGTGTGTTTGTTGAAGGAACAAAAAAGGTCCTAGCTTATTACCCCAAAAAAAAAGTAGTCTGAGCTGGTTTCAAGGTTCCCTTTCTTACTAGTGTGGATTGTTGAGTTTTGAGAATTGGATGTTGCGTCTACCTATCCCATCAACTTTGCAGCACATTCAAGATTGGTGATATCTTTATATTGGATGCAATATTGGTTGTAATAATATTTTAGTAATGCAAATGCACTCAAGATCTAGATATAAAGCATTTGTTCAATTGTGTTGTTCTGGTGGTAATGGCATCTTAACAAGAGTTTAGTAGAATGGAAGTGTTACAATACTTGTGATAATAGTTATGGTAATGGGCTGTATCACCCTCTTGGATGTGTGTTCTTTGAGGAAAAAAAAAGGTCCTTGCTTAttaccctaaaaaaaaaaaaatctgagctGGTTTCAAGGTTCCCTTTTTACTAGTGTGGGattattgagttttgagaattggATGTTGAGTCTACCTATCCATATCAACTTTGCAGCTCATGCAAGATTGGTGATATCTTCATATTTGAGGTTGTAGCTGTCTCTTCAGTCTCTCATGGTTCTgctttttcctttgcttttcatTATTTTGAGTATGTAAACATTGATGTCTGgaattaaatgcaggaaaatctcATGGGACGCTTTCCTTTTTTCATTTAGAAGTTATGTGAGAAAAAGTGAGCTAGAAAATCTTGCAAATATCCATACAATTGCCTGTAAAATCCATGTTCGTTTTGCATGTTCTAAATTTCCTAGGGTTGTAAAGTAGAAGGTGAAGGGTTTTGCTGCCCTGCCTTAGTTTTACGCATCTTCAAGTGGTTAATTAAAAGAAATCCCTGGGCTGTAAAGTTAAACACcaaaccaccaccaccaccaccaccacctcccccCGCCCCCTGCCCAACAAAACCCCCCGGGGTGCGGCAGGgcccttctctttcttttttcctATGCCCCTCTCTGAAAGAGCAACAATCTCTGTTTCATCCTAGACTTGGTATTCTATTCATCTGAAAACCTTTTCATTCCTCTGATAATGTCTTTATTCTGTGCATTAGATTTTAAGAAACATTATGAAGTCTATTCTCATAATTTTTGGGAGCAGGATTACATGATAATGATTGGTTATTCAACTTCTAATCTCTAGAGGTCTGTCAAGATATTTATTCATACCAATATAACTTAAACTTTTTATTTGTTCTTTCTGGTATAAATATGTTGCTGACATGTCAATGTTGATGCCAAAATGTGCATGTCAGAACTTTCCTGGTAGTTTATTggaaatgatatttgatgtgtAATCAGGGCAgggtttattttatttgaaataagCATGtgatttttattacttaaatatGGACACGAGCTCATACTTTCTTTTCAATGATATGCATAATTCAAGTGCATCTTTTACGTATTGTTGGATTATTTCAAGCGTAATTGTATATGATTCTGTTATCACAATTATTGTGCTGTTTGCGAAGCCCAAAAATTTGTTTGGTTAAGTATGGTTAGTGGGTTCTCAGCAAAATTACATCAACTCACTAGGTAAGGCATGTGAACCTGGCACAACTTGACCAAACGTTAATAGATGTTGCATGGTAATTTGAATGCTTTGTAGGTATCAATTTACATGAAAAAGCTGTCAATTTGCTGCTTTCATGGGATATGATCTTGTTGATAATTTGATATTGCAATTCCCATCTTAATTGTGGGACTCTTAGGTGTGCACCATTCAAGCTGCAGTAATTGGATTGTTTTTAGATGCCAAATCAGTTTAGTTGCTCGATTTCTTCATAGAATTTTTCTTAAGATCCCACATTGATTTGGGATAGGGGTAATGTGCCCCTTGTATGGCCTTAGGCACTCCTCCTCCCTTAAGCTAGCTTTTAGGGGTGAGTTAGGCCTGACCCATTTTTTTAAGATGATATCAGAGCCTCTTCAACCAATATTTGGGCCTCCCATAAGTATTTCACACTCCAGGTGTTTGGTCCTAAGCGTAACGGGGTTGTATTATGATCCCACATTGGTTTGGGATATGGGTAATGTGCCCCCTTATATAGCATTAGGCACTCCTCCCCCCTTGGGGTGAGTTAGGTCCAGCCCATTTTGTTAAGAATTTTTAGAGTTCTGTTATATGTAATGTTGTTCTGTTTTCTGTCACCATATGCTCAAATTCTATCAATCACCCAATGGCTTCTCTTCTACTTCTCATTGTTATTTTGAACTTATCTTTTGTATTTTATAGGTACCGTGCCATAACTAGTGCTTACTACAGAGGAGCAGTGGGTGCACTACTTGTGTATGATGTCACACGACACTCAACGTTTGAAAATGTTGAAAGGTGGCTAAGGGAATTGAGGGACCATACTGATCCCAATATTGTGGTCATGCTCATTGGTAATAAATCAGATCTTCGCCACCTTGTTGCCGTCTCAACTGAAGATGGGAAATCCTTTGCAGAGAGAGAGTCCCTCTACTTCATGGAAACTTCTGCTCTGGAAGCAACTAATGTGGACAATGCATTTGCTGAAGTGCTTACTCAGATCTACCGTATTGTAAGCAAGAAGGCTATGGAAACTGGTGATGAAGGTGCCGCTTCAACTGTTCCATCGAAAGGAGAGAAAATCGACGTTAGTAAAGATGTTTCTGCTATGAAGAGAGTAGGGTGCTGCTCAAGCTAGGAGTTTAGTCTGAATTCAATTGTTACATAGGATGGCGCTGGTTTGTTTTTGCACCATCTGTTTTAATGTACACCATTATTATGTAAAATTTTCTCAAAGATTCCCACAGTAGGAGAGCTGGGGATtgatttttactttgattttctTCAGAGCCTTTCGTTCGACTGTTATTTCTAGCTGACTGAGAGCTTAATTAGGAACAAGGTATTACGCTGCTGCTTTTAAAATGGTTCTGAGTGAAGTTCGAACCTGCTGCGTTAAGCTATCTatttagttgtattaattcatgtTTGTAATCACATTTTCCTGCATTAGTTCATaggtaattgaattaaattacacTATTGCTTTTGAAAATTTGCTTCTGTCTCATTCTCTGAAGCTATCATTCATTTTATAGGAGTAGTTGTCTTTGAGGTCTCTAACTCTATTAGAATGGACTGTCTATATTAAAATGATTTAGACTATTTTGATTAGATAAGCCCAAGTTCAAATCCATTTCAATGGCAGATGCTGATCTGTTTATTAATTCACATTACTGAATTTCTAATAATATATACATAATTCAAATTAACATAAACATCTCCAACGAGAAACGAATCAATCATAAAAGGGAAACAAGAAACTTGTTGCTTAGAGTTTGCAGGTTGCTGGTTAATCTTTTATCTCTAAGCTGGCTTTAAAGCTTGTTGGGTTTAGGCGTTAGTTGACAGCTAGAAGTTGATGATAGTTGATTTATGCTAAGTATTTAGTAAAATCatgcttaattattattattgatatgtAAAATGTCTAATAAGgatatatatatcatataatttattttattattgaaataaaaataaaattataaatttattatattatattatttattttattgttaaattaaatatataatttttaatttagtgtattatatcatttattatattattaaagtaaatatataattattaatttattatattatattacttatttaattattaaaataagaaaataattaaattttttaaaaataattaaataactttaaaattgtaattatcaaataataaagtaattattattgttataaaAAAAACTTGTTGCTAATACTAAGTTTTTAGatgtaaaaaatatatttttcataataaataagtACTTATATCTTATGTTATTAAtaacaaagttttttttttaatttatcaacGCTCTAATtcacttattttattatttatcaaCTATCAGTTGCACTCAAAAGATAAATCAAATACCTTTAATTTGTTTAAATCACACTTATCCCAATGCCATGCTTTGGATTGGGAAGGAATTgactatttctcttttaattaagcATATTAACCATTGTAACTAGAAAAAAAAAGCATATTAACCGTTCATTAACAAACGTTATGGTGACCTTGCTGATGACGTTGTGCCATGCACATGTTATATATTTAATGTGGGATTGAATAATCAATTATTAATTAAGCAAAAGCCCtaatagaaatttaaaacttcataaGCATCCTTAAAAACTTAAATTTTAccatttaaatttgtttaaataacgccaaatattcaaatttattttaattcaattcttttaattttagatcattttgattaaattttatttaaaattaaaattaaaaaagaggAGTGTGCCCgacatattataaataataaaaaaaaaatctttttcccttctttctctctttccactctctctcttctctccgcAACTTGTTCATCTCCATTTGTGAAAAAAGCAGACTTGAATtcatttgtgaccagaatgctaAATTAGAATTTCAGGAAGAGAAAATCAAAAAGGCCATTTATGGGAAGATGAAAGCTACCCGGCTGATCTTCAAATAATAGAGTAAAATTAGAGCAGTTGGAAGATGCGTGCATGATGCCTATCAGATAATTGATTCAGTCGCCATGAGATCGAGTTGTTCATGCTCACCAAGACCAATTGTATGGTTCCTCTTACTGTGCATCACCTGGTTTGCTGTTCAATTTCTATAGTTTCACGTCCACATAAAAGAGAAGATTCAGGCAACAGAACATCTTGACCAAGCTGACCTTTGCATAATATAATATTCTGAAAAGATAAATAAATTCACTGACATCGTTGTATCATGAGCTATCAAAGAAATAAAACCAGCTTACCTTCATGACTTGGAATCAAATTAGAAATGTTGTGTGAGAGATCCAATGTACAACTCCCTTGCTCTGTTACAGGACCATGGCTGAATAACGCAAAGCTTGACATTGAGGATACAGGTCATGTTAAATTATTCTAAAgcgtattttattattattattgttgttgttatcCCTATCAAGTAGTTACTAAGTAGTTATCTAAATAAGAGATAGGTAGTTATCAATTTCTGTTATTTTGTATCAGACTTGTATCAGTTACTTTGTTCTAATTCTTCTATtgaataaatatttttctaggctCTTCTTCTATTTTTGATTTATAATCTGGGCAGTATTTAGTTCTATTTTTTACAGGTCATGGTGCCTTCTATGGGATTGCACCATGTCTTTGGTATGTTTTCTTTTCAAATATTATCTGCCTATATTTTTCCTTCTGTTGGGTCTTCCCTGAACTAGAATTCGTCTTCCCTGAACTAGAATTTAAGTCAACATTAGTAGTGTTCTGATACATTCTTTGCACTTACTCTACAAACAGGATACTCTGAAACGTGTTGTAAAGGGGTTGTTGGTACCATATTGGCAGCATCTACTCCTTACACCCGCTTCCTCATGTATGGCGTTGACTATGCCATTGTCAACCTTAGCATGCCACATGTTGATTTGTAGGTGCAGGATTTCCTACTACACGAGACACCCTGCATTGTGGCTGAAAAATTGGTGGAGTATGCCTATAAGCTCGAGTATTCTCTGGGGAGATATGTTCTATACAATACTCATGCTTGGACAGAGATCAGTCATTGGCTAACCGAACGAGCAAGGCAGAAGAGATTGTTGAAGACTTGACACCATAGATGACAATAGTGGCAGTGATATTGCTTGTCAAGTTTGTGGATCTCATGATAGAGGAGAGGCTATGCTGATATACAACGATGAAAATGGTTATATTGGTTGTAGTAGAGGTATGAATATAGACTGTTGTGATCCTTTAGAAAATATTCCAGTTCCAAAGTTGATGTCCTAATTCATTCCAGGTGTATTTTTCACAAATGGATGATGAaccaagagagagagagtgaaaagagacaaaggaaagaaaaaggtaattcttttttaattattttatgatgTGCCAGGTGTGAAACACGTGTTTAGTTTAAAAAATATAACATGCAACACCACTTCAATAGAGGACACACTCCcctgtttttaaattttaaatatggattaaatttaaataaattttcagaattcgatgaattgatttaaaattaaaaaaattaaattaacatgctaaaaatttaaatttttggcttcatttagcatttaaattttaatGCAAGAATACTAAtacttattttataaaatataataacaacATATAATTAacggaaaaaataattattacttTACTATTTAATTAagcatttaattaattttatattctttTAGCTTTAATATAATTTTTGTATTGACTATTAAATAGTGTCTGATTAAATTTATGTGCAACTCAATTGGTCATTTTCCTAAATAACCTCAAGGGCACACTGTCAGACTTGATCTATGCATGTCTGATATATAGGTGCAAATTGAATTTTAGGGTTCATAGTTTAATATTTCTTGTTGGTCTCACATCTAACTATGATCCCGTTTGGGTTGAAATTTAGAGATAAAaaagcttttatatatatatatatatatatatatatatatggatgcaACTTGTGGAATATTAAGTATTAATCAGCTATTTAAGCttacaattaattattaaatcaCCTAAAAGTCAAAACTTGGTGGCAGTTTGATTTGAAATTGTGGTTTTGGGAAGCCAATCAATTGAATCTCCTCGTGCCCAAATCATACGATCCAAGTTCTGAGCTATATATCAAAAAGTTGTTTCCACGTGCATCACATTAATGATTAATCCAATTGCATCACACTCCAACGCTTTATACAGGAATTTACCCCATTCCAGGGCACACAAACTAATGCTCAAGCGAAACCAGCCTTTTCCAACTACATGCATTATGCATACAAATATGCTAGACCCGAAAGGATTTCTTTTGAGTTAAGTCTAAACTTTAAAGAGTTTGAATGATTCgaattaattcataattaaaaTGATGTGTTAATTTGAATAATTTGAGAACATCTTTTGATACCTTCTAATTTCTAAAGAGAGaacttttctctatttttttgagTGGGTTTCTAATTCATTGAGCCACAATCTTTTTGAGACCTTTCTCTGCTCTTTTCGGGAAGAAAAATGTTCTTCTCTTTTTTGAAAAGTGGGTTAGTGCCTTCCCACCTCTAAGTTGGGATGATTAGAgattcctttttttatttttttttatttttttattttggttGCAGATCTGTTATGCTTAAGGAGAGAGGTGTTTATTAACGATCTAAGCAATGATAGGCGACTTGCATGAGGCGTGTTGTGTTTTGTGCTCTATCTTGATAGCAGTGAAGGATGTTATCTCTAGGATCCTAATGTTGTTCTTGATTAATGGTGGTTGACCCCTAAGACTATAAGAGAGTGCAACGCTATTGAGTTCTGCCATGCTTCATCTTCTTGGAAATGCTGATGTTACATTTGAGTTTCGACTTCTTGAGGTTTCGGCATTTGGCTTGAAAAGAGGGACTTGAGTTGCTAGCTTGGGGAAGACTCTCTCACTCATACCTGGTTTACAATTGAAGTAGCTTTTGGTCTTTGCTCTTCCAAATGATGCTGCAACTTCATCAAAAGTTGGAGGAGAACGGCAATGTGTTAGGTGAACTTGCCTATCTTTGCACTTTGGATCGAACAAACCTACTTGCCTAGCCTGTAGGGTTTACAATTTGTGAGCCTCTAGGCCTCTAAATCTaattttcttttcaaatctcTATGGCCTTGGGCCTTGTACTGCAAATTTTTTTTGGGAAAAAAAAACCATCAACCCGAGCTGTTCGGTACCTCTATTGACTACGATAATAATATGTCTTTTCAGGCAGGAAGCTGGAAGCACGCAACAACATGATTTTATGCTAAATTAGTTGCATGAGTAGCTAGCAGCCAAACCCAATCCCTGGCTGCTCTACAAGTTGTAGTACATTATTAGTTTCCTAGTGAAAAGCACCTCAATTTGTGGCTGTTTCTACACACACGTTTTCTACATAAGAAATATCAAAAGCCACTTGCCTTATAATTTCAATTCTATCCATTTTCCATCAACCCTAAACAAAAATATCAGACAACTACTTGTGTGCATTATTGGTGACAAAAAGGTTAGGTGTTTTTCATTGACTATATAATAAAGATGTTTAATGCACTCCCATTTCTTACAATAATTAATGTTGAATAAGGACAAGAATTAATTTCATATATAGCTGCCTTGATATCAACTAAAAATCATAAATGTAATTGTTAGTGTTAcagtaattttcttttttttttttttatacatgaaATTGAAATTATATCCATTCTGAGACGGCAAATGCATCATAATTACAACAGGATCGCGACAGACTTCAGAATTGGACTTTTATTCACTTACTACACTGAAATCAAGGAAAATGGAAACTAAAAACAAGAATTAAattaacaagaaaagaaaaacagagTAGTAAATTaggagaagatgaagaagaagaagaagaagaaaattaatttcTATTTTGTTATCTTGTGGTGCATTATACGCCCACCTATGAATTTTATAACCCGCGTGATGACAATGTAAAGTGTCAGCAGATCTGGACCTGTGGGCCCACTCCACGGTGGTGCCTGAACACAGCCGAGCATTCCGGCAGCTCACCCAGATCGGCGAACAGAGATTCATCCTCTTCTCTCATAGGGAAAAACATCGCCGCGTCAG
The Hevea brasiliensis isolate MT/VB/25A 57/8 chromosome 18, ASM3005281v1, whole genome shotgun sequence genome window above contains:
- the LOC110649651 gene encoding ras-related protein RABA1d → MAGYRAEDDYDYLFKVVLIGDSGVGKSNLLSRFTRNEFSLESKSTIGVEFATRSLNVDGKVIKAQIWDTAGQERYRAITSAYYRGAVGALLVYDVTRHSTFENVERWLRELRDHTDPNIVVMLIGNKSDLRHLVAVSTEDGKSFAERESLYFMETSALEATNVDNAFAEVLTQIYRIVSKKAMETGDEGAASTVPSKGEKIDVSKDVSAMKRVGCCSS